Proteins co-encoded in one Flavivirga eckloniae genomic window:
- a CDS encoding CaiB/BaiF CoA transferase family protein translates to MKPLEGILVLEFCQFMAGPSAGLRLADLGARVIKIERPVHGEGGRQIAIKNLFVDGSSLVFQTVNRNKESYAANLKDADDLNRVKELIKQADVMTHNFRPGVMEKIGLDYKTVQAINPQLVYATVTGYGTEGPWAKKPGQDLLVQCMSGLVNLTGNKKDEPVPMGLATADLITGTHLVHGILAAIIKRGKTNKGSLVEVSLLESMLDFQFEVITTYLNDGKQAPKRAKQGSAHAYLGAPYGVYKTKDGYISLAMGSLINLAKILECTALESYTDSNSWFEKRDEIMDILRDFLIKRNTNEWLTILEAGGIWCSDVYDYKTLLNHEAYKVLGMDQKLKLNSGEDVHTTRCPIRLNDEKLYASKAAPRVGEHTDALIKEFNL, encoded by the coding sequence ATGAAACCATTAGAAGGTATTTTGGTACTTGAATTTTGTCAGTTTATGGCTGGGCCATCTGCTGGACTGCGATTAGCAGATTTAGGAGCCAGAGTCATAAAAATTGAAAGACCCGTTCATGGAGAAGGCGGCAGACAAATAGCGATTAAAAATTTGTTTGTAGACGGTAGCAGCTTGGTTTTTCAAACAGTTAACAGGAATAAAGAATCCTATGCAGCGAATTTAAAAGATGCAGACGATTTAAATCGTGTTAAAGAGCTAATAAAACAAGCTGATGTTATGACCCATAATTTCCGTCCTGGTGTGATGGAAAAGATAGGACTAGACTATAAAACAGTTCAGGCGATTAATCCGCAATTGGTTTATGCAACAGTTACGGGCTATGGAACCGAAGGCCCTTGGGCTAAAAAACCAGGTCAGGATTTATTAGTACAATGCATGTCTGGTCTGGTTAATTTAACCGGGAATAAAAAAGACGAACCAGTTCCTATGGGATTAGCCACAGCCGATCTTATTACAGGAACACATTTAGTACACGGTATTTTAGCAGCGATTATAAAAAGAGGAAAAACCAATAAAGGATCTTTAGTTGAGGTAAGTTTGTTAGAGTCTATGCTAGATTTTCAGTTTGAGGTTATTACCACATATTTAAATGATGGAAAACAAGCCCCAAAAAGAGCAAAACAAGGCTCGGCACATGCCTATTTAGGAGCGCCTTATGGTGTTTACAAAACTAAAGACGGCTACATTTCTCTGGCTATGGGATCGTTAATAAATCTGGCAAAAATTTTGGAGTGTACTGCGCTGGAATCTTATACAGATTCGAATTCCTGGTTTGAAAAACGCGATGAGATTATGGACATTCTTAGGGATTTTCTCATTAAGAGAAATACTAATGAATGGCTAACAATTTTAGAAGCAGGAGGTATTTGGTGTTCTGATGTTTATGATTACAAAACATTGTTAAATCATGAGGCGTATAAGGTTTTAGGAATGGATCAAAAACTAAAACTGAATTCTGGAGAAGACGTACATACAACAAGATGCCCGATTAGATTGAATGATGAAAAATTATATGCTTCAAAAGCAGCACCAAGAGTTGGCGAGCATACAGATGCATTAATAAAAGAGTTTAACTTGTAG
- a CDS encoding CaiB/BaiF CoA transferase family protein, with the protein MKPLEDILIIDLSQFLSAPSATLRLADLGARVIKVERPETGDICRQLYVSNVILNGESSVFRAINRNKESFQADLKNDVDKQRVLKLIEKADVLIHNFRPGVIERLGFDYDTITKINPSIVYGNISGYGNEGPWKSKPGQDLLVQSLSGLTWLSGNAGNGPVPMGLAIVDILSGSHLAQGILAALVKRAKTGEGSKVSVSMLESILDFQFETITTYYHDGGQPTKRTASNNAHAYLGAPYGVYETSNGYLALAMGAIPVLGDLLGCETLKNYPEVASWFTQRDEIKEILATHLKTDTTEKWLSVLEPADIWCASVMDWDTLFDHDGFKVLDMIQTVTMGDGFEYETTRCPIKIDGELLKSTLGSPSLGEHTDAIVKELITD; encoded by the coding sequence ATGAAACCATTAGAAGATATATTAATTATAGATTTAAGCCAATTTTTATCGGCACCTTCAGCTACATTACGATTAGCAGACTTAGGGGCACGTGTTATAAAAGTTGAGCGACCAGAAACAGGAGATATTTGCAGACAGTTATATGTTTCAAACGTTATTTTAAATGGAGAATCCTCTGTTTTTAGAGCTATTAATAGAAATAAGGAAAGTTTTCAAGCCGATTTAAAAAACGATGTTGATAAACAGCGTGTTTTAAAACTAATTGAAAAAGCCGATGTGTTGATTCATAATTTTAGACCAGGCGTTATAGAGCGCCTGGGCTTTGATTATGATACGATAACAAAAATAAACCCATCCATTGTTTATGGTAACATTTCCGGTTATGGAAACGAAGGCCCATGGAAATCGAAACCAGGACAGGATTTATTGGTACAATCGCTATCAGGATTAACCTGGTTGAGCGGTAATGCAGGCAATGGACCAGTTCCTATGGGGTTAGCTATTGTAGACATTCTTTCGGGATCTCATCTGGCTCAGGGGATTTTAGCCGCTCTGGTAAAAAGAGCAAAAACAGGAGAAGGGTCGAAAGTATCGGTAAGTATGTTGGAGTCTATTCTGGATTTTCAATTCGAAACCATTACAACCTATTATCACGACGGAGGTCAACCAACAAAGCGTACTGCAAGTAACAATGCACATGCCTATCTGGGAGCACCATATGGCGTTTACGAAACCAGCAATGGCTATTTAGCCTTAGCTATGGGAGCAATTCCGGTTCTGGGAGACTTATTAGGATGCGAAACATTAAAAAACTACCCAGAAGTAGCAAGTTGGTTTACCCAACGAGATGAAATAAAAGAAATACTGGCAACACATCTAAAAACAGATACCACCGAAAAATGGTTGTCGGTTTTAGAACCTGCAGATATCTGGTGTGCTAGTGTTATGGATTGGGATACCTTATTCGATCATGATGGATTTAAGGTGTTGGATATGATCCAAACGGTTACCATGGGAGATGGTTTTGAGTATGAAACCACCCGTTGCCCAATTAAAATTGATGGTGAATTATTAAAATCGACATTAGGGTCGCCTTCGTTAGGAGAGCATACAGACGCCATTGTAAAGGAATTAATCACAGATTAA
- a CDS encoding ABC transporter substrate-binding protein: MGQNKFRIAVRKFDAFESAIDKIWASFCKETGCDLELEAVPLDLHPLYDTILKEDGLANGTWDVSLINTDWITEAYATNAVEDLTPYIAKNAPLDFPNGWSRSLLYKQEFENKIVGLPFHDGPECLIYRKDLFQSAEEGAAFHKKYGKPLVVPKTWDDLMEVAEFFNRPEDHLYGTTFAAYPDGHNTVFDFCLQLWTRGGELFDDDKKIKLNSEQAAEGMTFYRKALQNTKAIHPESRDFDSVKSGMAFANGNLAMMVNWFGFASMCEFLEDSKVKGKVDIANVPAGPNGEGTSLNAYWMYVIGSGSKNKDLAYEFIKFAVNQENDKLLTLEGAIGCRKTTWHDKDVNTEVPYYYKLEALHKKTRSLPRKSNWSEIADVIDQLVLDVINTSKEITSILDHAQNEVDRIENN; the protein is encoded by the coding sequence ATGGGACAAAATAAATTTAGAATAGCTGTTAGAAAATTTGATGCTTTTGAATCTGCAATAGATAAAATTTGGGCATCCTTTTGTAAAGAAACAGGTTGCGATCTTGAGTTAGAAGCTGTGCCTTTAGATTTACACCCATTATACGATACCATTTTAAAAGAAGATGGATTGGCTAACGGCACCTGGGATGTATCCTTAATAAATACAGATTGGATTACCGAAGCCTACGCTACCAATGCTGTTGAAGATTTAACGCCCTATATTGCTAAAAATGCACCACTCGATTTTCCTAATGGGTGGTCACGGTCTTTATTGTATAAACAAGAATTTGAGAATAAAATAGTAGGATTGCCGTTTCACGATGGTCCGGAATGTTTAATATATAGAAAAGATTTATTTCAATCTGCAGAAGAAGGAGCTGCCTTTCATAAAAAATATGGAAAGCCATTAGTAGTACCCAAAACCTGGGATGATTTAATGGAAGTAGCAGAGTTTTTTAACAGGCCGGAAGACCATTTATATGGAACTACTTTTGCCGCTTATCCAGATGGTCACAACACCGTGTTCGATTTCTGTTTACAATTATGGACACGAGGTGGTGAACTGTTTGATGATGATAAGAAAATCAAATTAAACTCAGAACAGGCAGCAGAAGGGATGACGTTTTATAGAAAAGCACTTCAAAATACCAAAGCCATCCATCCCGAATCGCGGGATTTCGATTCTGTAAAGTCAGGAATGGCCTTTGCCAATGGTAATTTGGCCATGATGGTAAACTGGTTCGGATTTGCATCCATGTGCGAGTTTTTAGAAGACTCGAAAGTTAAAGGAAAAGTAGATATCGCCAACGTACCAGCCGGTCCTAATGGAGAAGGCACATCGTTAAATGCCTATTGGATGTATGTTATAGGAAGCGGTAGCAAAAATAAAGATCTGGCATACGAATTTATCAAATTCGCTGTAAATCAGGAGAATGATAAATTACTAACTTTAGAAGGTGCAATTGGTTGCCGTAAAACCACCTGGCACGACAAAGATGTTAATACCGAAGTGCCTTACTATTACAAATTAGAAGCGTTACATAAAAAAACACGATCACTTCCCCGAAAAAGTAATTGGTCTGAAATAGCCGATGTTATCGATCAGTTGGTGTTAGATGTTATAAACACCTCAAAAGAGATTACATCAATTTTGGATCATGCCCAAAACGAAGTAGATCGTATTGAAAATAATTAA
- a CDS encoding Gfo/Idh/MocA family protein yields the protein MEIVYKPELPKEKRPIYIIGAGGIVRDAHLPAYRNAGFVVEGITNRTKQRAEDLAEAFNIPNVYDNVEDMVAAAPENAVFDLTLMPNQFVATLELLPDDSAVLIQKPMGDYYEQTLEILEVCRRKKLKAAINCQMRYAPYVMAAKYLIEQGLIGELYDFEIRLTTYTPWEYFPNVVNHPRLEIQQHSIHYIDLIRSFLGNPKKVYSKTLKNPGKPMSSTRTTTIMDYNDAMRAIINTNHDHNFGEKNQESFVKWEGTKGAIKARIGLLLDYPNGKPDLFQYCIIKEGEEPKWVEVPLEGSWFPDAFVGTMASLMRYVEGSTDELPTNVEDVVHSMAIVEAAYESNNDGGVTPNYNI from the coding sequence ATGGAGATAGTTTACAAACCCGAATTACCAAAAGAAAAAAGACCAATATACATTATTGGAGCTGGGGGTATAGTTCGCGATGCACATTTACCTGCGTATAGAAATGCAGGATTTGTAGTTGAAGGAATTACTAACCGAACAAAACAAAGAGCAGAAGATCTAGCAGAAGCATTTAACATTCCTAATGTTTATGATAATGTTGAGGACATGGTTGCAGCAGCACCAGAAAATGCTGTATTCGATTTAACACTCATGCCAAATCAATTTGTGGCTACTTTGGAATTATTACCAGACGACTCTGCTGTATTGATTCAAAAACCAATGGGGGATTACTACGAGCAAACCCTTGAAATTTTAGAAGTTTGCCGTAGAAAAAAATTAAAAGCAGCCATTAACTGTCAGATGCGTTATGCACCATACGTTATGGCGGCAAAGTATTTAATAGAACAAGGATTAATAGGCGAGTTGTACGATTTTGAAATTCGTTTAACAACCTATACCCCTTGGGAATATTTCCCAAATGTGGTGAACCATCCGCGTTTAGAAATTCAACAGCACAGTATTCATTATATCGATTTAATTCGTTCGTTTTTAGGGAATCCAAAGAAGGTATATTCAAAAACGTTGAAGAATCCTGGAAAGCCAATGTCTTCGACACGTACCACAACAATTATGGATTATAACGATGCCATGCGAGCTATTATTAACACCAATCACGATCATAACTTCGGCGAAAAAAACCAAGAAAGTTTCGTGAAGTGGGAAGGTACAAAAGGAGCTATTAAAGCAAGAATAGGGCTGTTGTTAGATTACCCTAACGGTAAGCCGGATTTATTCCAATACTGTATCATTAAAGAAGGAGAAGAGCCGAAATGGGTTGAGGTGCCTTTAGAGGGATCCTGGTTCCCTGATGCTTTTGTGGGAACAATGGCATCTTTAATGCGATACGTTGAAGGGTCTACAGACGAACTTCCAACAAATGTTGAGGATGTAGTACACTCAATGGCAATAGTTGAAGCTGCTTACGAATCTAATAATGATGGAGGTGTAACTCCAAACTACAATATTTAA
- a CDS encoding zinc-dependent alcohol dehydrogenase, protein MKATIYEGNKTFTVIEKEIEQPATGEVRIKVAYVGVCGTDVHIYHGMMDKRVNIPETIGHEMSGVIDAVGEGVSGYAVGDKVVVRPLDDRKVKPSDKGFNHICEELKFIGIDSPGAMQEYWNVPAFTLHKLKDNTDLKLAALIEPLSVATHDVRLSGLVPGETAVVLGGGPIGLLVAMVAKEAGANVIISEVNETRIAKAKELGLTAVNPMNVDLVEYVREQTEGRLADVVFEVAGVQPALDVMTEVAGIRGRIVMVAIHGQKKEVDLFKFFWKELKLIGARVYEKEDYEKSIALITANELPFEEMITDVQPLSNIQQVFENIDNNPDGMKVLMDCQL, encoded by the coding sequence ATGAAAGCAACAATTTATGAAGGTAATAAGACCTTCACGGTAATCGAAAAAGAAATCGAACAACCAGCAACAGGCGAAGTTAGAATAAAAGTAGCTTATGTAGGTGTTTGTGGAACAGATGTACATATATACCATGGTATGATGGATAAGCGCGTTAATATTCCTGAGACTATAGGTCATGAAATGTCGGGAGTTATTGATGCCGTTGGAGAAGGTGTGTCAGGCTATGCTGTTGGAGACAAGGTAGTCGTTCGTCCGTTAGATGATAGAAAAGTAAAACCATCAGATAAAGGGTTTAACCACATATGCGAAGAGTTAAAATTTATTGGAATCGATAGTCCGGGAGCCATGCAGGAATATTGGAATGTTCCAGCATTCACATTGCATAAATTAAAAGATAATACAGATTTAAAATTAGCAGCTCTAATTGAGCCTCTTTCTGTAGCAACACACGATGTTCGCTTAAGCGGATTGGTGCCAGGAGAAACAGCTGTTGTTTTAGGAGGCGGTCCTATAGGTTTATTAGTCGCTATGGTTGCTAAAGAAGCCGGGGCAAATGTTATCATTTCTGAAGTCAATGAAACACGTATTGCAAAAGCTAAAGAATTAGGGTTAACTGCTGTAAATCCTATGAATGTTGACTTGGTGGAATACGTAAGAGAACAAACAGAAGGCAGGTTGGCCGATGTCGTTTTTGAAGTAGCCGGAGTGCAACCAGCATTAGATGTAATGACGGAAGTAGCAGGTATTAGAGGAAGAATTGTAATGGTAGCCATTCATGGGCAAAAGAAAGAAGTAGATCTGTTTAAGTTCTTCTGGAAAGAATTAAAATTAATAGGTGCCCGTGTTTATGAAAAAGAAGATTACGAAAAATCCATTGCATTAATTACCGCTAATGAATTGCCTTTTGAAGAAATGATCACGGATGTACAACCATTAAGTAATATTCAACAAGTTTTTGAAAATATAGATAACAATCCCGATGGTATGAAAGTATTGATGGATTGTCAGTTGTAG
- a CDS encoding alpha-L-fucosidase codes for MKAALIAFFLIVTCISHAQETSEQVDKNRYEANWESLKKHKTPDWYIDGKFGIYFHWGVYSVPAFGTEWYPRHMYIDNKEGWGKEVRPHHLEKYGADFDYHEFIPSFTAEHFDAKEWAALFKASGASWAGPVAEHCDNFSMWDSKINPWNASKMGPKRDIVGALEKAIKGEGLKFTTTFHHSWNWAWYDTWSGNIDVSTPELRQFYGEEVLPGTFNKMSSGSMGNGAETGKIEEKYKPSKKFISTWRTKIDEVVDTYKPDMLWFDSRLFIIPEKERQEMVAHYYNKSLEWNKPVVLNYKNKDLAEGAGVIDLERGRFDEKTAFYWLTDDSWDWSGWNYKENHDYKSADRILDGLVDIVSKNGCLLLNIGPKADGTIPEEVKKGLLELGGWLKIHGEAIYKTRPFVTYGEGKTKLKKNHWGGVNDRGITYTANDFRFTTRDGYLYILQLGMPKPNKEFRLKSFAKNGLASDVKIESLELLGSVKNTKWHQNSKGLYLTSPEVNPNKMVLVYKAKISN; via the coding sequence ATGAAAGCAGCTCTTATAGCATTTTTTTTAATAGTTACATGTATAAGCCATGCTCAAGAAACATCAGAGCAAGTGGATAAAAACAGATACGAGGCCAATTGGGAATCTTTAAAAAAGCATAAAACCCCAGATTGGTATATTGATGGCAAGTTTGGTATTTATTTCCATTGGGGTGTTTATTCCGTGCCGGCATTTGGAACCGAATGGTACCCAAGACATATGTACATTGATAATAAAGAAGGTTGGGGAAAAGAGGTGCGTCCTCATCATTTGGAAAAGTATGGTGCCGATTTCGATTACCATGAGTTTATTCCATCGTTTACCGCAGAACACTTCGATGCTAAAGAATGGGCTGCGCTTTTTAAAGCCTCAGGTGCTTCCTGGGCTGGTCCTGTAGCAGAACATTGCGATAATTTCTCCATGTGGGATAGTAAGATAAACCCGTGGAATGCTTCTAAAATGGGACCGAAACGCGACATAGTAGGAGCGTTGGAAAAGGCTATAAAAGGAGAAGGTTTAAAATTTACGACAACCTTTCACCATTCATGGAATTGGGCTTGGTATGATACCTGGAGTGGAAATATTGATGTTTCTACACCAGAATTAAGACAGTTTTATGGAGAGGAGGTTTTACCCGGAACTTTTAACAAAATGAGCAGTGGTTCTATGGGTAATGGGGCTGAAACTGGCAAAATTGAAGAAAAATACAAACCTTCTAAAAAATTCATTTCTACCTGGAGAACTAAAATAGATGAGGTGGTTGATACTTATAAACCAGATATGTTATGGTTTGATAGTAGGCTCTTCATAATACCGGAAAAAGAAAGACAGGAAATGGTAGCCCATTACTACAATAAAAGCCTTGAGTGGAATAAACCGGTAGTCTTAAATTATAAAAATAAAGATTTGGCAGAGGGAGCAGGCGTTATTGATCTGGAAAGAGGGCGGTTTGATGAAAAGACAGCATTCTACTGGCTAACCGACGATTCCTGGGATTGGTCTGGTTGGAACTATAAAGAAAATCACGATTATAAATCAGCAGATCGTATTCTAGATGGTCTTGTAGACATCGTTAGTAAAAATGGGTGCTTATTATTAAACATAGGGCCTAAGGCAGATGGTACCATACCTGAAGAAGTTAAAAAGGGATTGTTAGAACTTGGTGGTTGGTTGAAAATTCATGGAGAGGCTATCTATAAAACACGCCCTTTTGTAACTTATGGAGAGGGAAAAACAAAACTTAAAAAAAATCATTGGGGAGGCGTTAATGATCGTGGCATCACTTACACTGCTAACGATTTTCGATTTACAACAAGGGATGGCTATTTGTATATTTTACAATTAGGCATGCCAAAACCTAATAAAGAATTCAGATTAAAATCGTTTGCTAAGAATGGATTAGCTTCAGATGTGAAAATAGAATCATTAGAACTTTTGGGGAGTGTAAAAAACACAAAATGGCACCAAAATTCTAAAGGACTTTATTTAACTTCGCCAGAAGTAAACCCTAATAAAATGGTTTTAGTTTATAAAGCAAAAATCAGTAACTAA
- a CDS encoding SDR family NAD(P)-dependent oxidoreductase, producing MLNKFSLEGKTALVTGCKRGIGKAMAVGLAEAGANIIGVSASLELEGSDVEKAVQATGKSFKAYQCDFSNRKALYAFIAEAKKDNPTIDILVNNAGTILRAPAAEHSDELWDKVIEVNQNAQFILTREFGKEMIARGSGKVIFTASLLTFQGGITVPGYAASKGAIGQLTMAFSNEWAGKGVNVNAIAPGYISTDNTEALRNDPARAESILSRIPAGRWGEAEDFAGPTVFLASEAAAYMNGAVVLVDGGWMGR from the coding sequence ATTTTGAACAAATTTAGTCTAGAAGGAAAAACAGCTTTAGTAACAGGTTGTAAAAGAGGTATTGGTAAAGCTATGGCCGTAGGTTTGGCAGAAGCAGGAGCCAATATTATTGGAGTATCAGCTTCATTAGAATTAGAAGGTAGTGATGTTGAAAAAGCAGTACAAGCTACAGGTAAAAGTTTTAAAGCTTACCAGTGCGATTTTTCAAATAGAAAAGCCTTATATGCTTTTATAGCCGAAGCTAAAAAAGACAATCCAACCATAGATATTTTAGTAAACAATGCAGGAACTATTTTAAGAGCTCCAGCAGCAGAACATTCAGACGAATTATGGGATAAAGTGATTGAAGTTAACCAGAACGCTCAGTTTATTTTAACTAGAGAATTTGGTAAAGAAATGATCGCCAGAGGTTCTGGAAAAGTGATATTTACGGCTTCGTTACTAACGTTCCAAGGTGGAATAACAGTACCGGGTTATGCTGCTAGTAAAGGCGCTATAGGTCAGTTAACCATGGCTTTTTCTAACGAATGGGCAGGTAAAGGCGTTAATGTAAATGCTATTGCACCTGGTTATATTTCAACAGATAACACAGAAGCTTTAAGAAATGATCCAGCAAGAGCCGAATCTATTTTATCTCGTATTCCTGCAGGAAGATGGGGAGAAGCAGAAGATTTTGCCGGACCAACAGTATTTTTAGCATCAGAAGCTGCAGCTTACATGAATGGCGCTGTTGTACTTGTTGACGGTGGATGGATGGGTAGATAA
- a CDS encoding MaoC family dehydratase — protein MHILSRFYEDYELGSKRETLGRTITETDFVVHAGHTGDYFPHHMDAEWCKTQPFKERIAHGTLTFAVGIGMTATEINPEAFSKGYDRLRFIKPVHIGDTIRVVVTISEKKESKHPHLGHVNEHVEIFNQRDELVLVCDHILLAKKKEFES, from the coding sequence ATGCATATTTTATCAAGATTTTATGAAGACTACGAATTAGGTAGTAAAAGAGAAACCTTAGGAAGAACGATTACAGAAACAGATTTTGTTGTTCACGCTGGCCATACAGGCGATTATTTTCCACACCATATGGATGCCGAATGGTGCAAAACACAGCCTTTTAAAGAGCGAATAGCACATGGTACGCTTACGTTTGCCGTGGGTATTGGTATGACAGCAACAGAGATTAACCCTGAGGCTTTTTCTAAAGGATATGATAGATTACGTTTTATAAAACCAGTACACATAGGTGATACCATTAGGGTTGTTGTAACTATTAGCGAAAAGAAAGAATCTAAACACCCTCATTTAGGCCATGTTAATGAGCATGTTGAAATATTCAACCAACGCGACGAATTGGTTTTAGTTTGTGACCATATTTTACTGGCCAAGAAAAAAGAATTCGAGAGCTAA
- a CDS encoding sulfatase family protein encodes MIKNKFPILVLGSLFCVLSFVSCKQEEKKVAKKPNIIYIMTDDHTAGATGMYGGRLAGLNPTPNLDKLGDEGMVFNNCFVTNSICTPSRASIMSGQYSQTNGVLDLWNDLDTEKQYLPQEMKKLGYETAMIGKWHLHIEPTAFDYYKVLPGQGRYFDPVFRVQGEKEWPNNTVQHEGHTSDIITDQVLNWFENVKGHEAPFFLMYHFKAPHDMFEFNPKYANYLENEFIPEPESLYNQPLWGSEATRGKNDSLINVIGSSISKRHPNRSYVDIFEIGDKPTEKEATSAAYQEYLKKYLRCVKGVDDNLGRFFDYLKKNGLWENTVIVYTSDQGMMLGEHDFEDKRWMYEESMRMPFIVRYPEMVKSGTRSDLIVNNTDFAPTLIELAGGKKPEYMQGESMTEILKGHTPADWRTSTYYRYWMHMIHHDIPAHFGLRSKDHKLIFFYGRHYNLEKEGILSMPWKGEGNSNKVEITPAAWEFYDLKNDPEELVNQYNNPEYKEIIDKMKAELKEKRKTLNEEDHDYPHLKEIIDKHWND; translated from the coding sequence ATGATAAAAAATAAATTTCCTATACTGGTTCTTGGATCATTATTTTGTGTATTGTCATTTGTTTCTTGTAAACAAGAAGAAAAGAAAGTTGCTAAAAAACCGAATATCATCTATATTATGACAGATGACCACACAGCCGGTGCAACTGGTATGTATGGAGGGCGTTTAGCAGGATTAAACCCAACACCAAATTTAGATAAGTTGGGAGACGAAGGGATGGTATTCAATAATTGTTTTGTTACAAATTCTATCTGTACACCAAGTAGAGCTTCTATAATGAGCGGTCAGTATAGTCAAACAAACGGCGTACTGGATTTGTGGAATGATTTAGATACTGAGAAGCAATATCTTCCACAGGAAATGAAAAAATTGGGGTACGAAACTGCCATGATTGGTAAGTGGCATTTACATATCGAACCTACAGCATTTGATTACTATAAAGTCTTGCCTGGCCAGGGAAGATATTTTGATCCGGTTTTTAGAGTACAAGGAGAAAAGGAATGGCCAAATAATACTGTTCAACATGAAGGACATACTTCTGATATCATCACTGATCAGGTATTGAATTGGTTTGAGAATGTAAAAGGTCATGAAGCCCCTTTTTTCTTAATGTATCACTTCAAAGCACCACATGATATGTTTGAGTTCAATCCTAAATATGCCAATTATTTAGAAAATGAATTTATTCCAGAACCAGAGAGTTTATACAATCAGCCACTTTGGGGGTCTGAAGCAACGCGCGGTAAAAATGACAGTTTAATAAATGTTATAGGGTCCTCTATTTCTAAAAGGCATCCCAACCGTAGTTATGTAGATATTTTCGAAATCGGAGATAAACCAACAGAAAAAGAAGCAACCAGTGCTGCATATCAGGAATATTTAAAAAAATATTTAAGATGTGTAAAAGGTGTGGATGATAACTTAGGTCGCTTTTTTGATTATTTAAAAAAGAACGGTTTATGGGAAAACACCGTTATTGTTTATACATCAGATCAAGGAATGATGCTAGGAGAACATGATTTTGAAGACAAGCGATGGATGTATGAAGAATCGATGCGTATGCCTTTTATTGTGCGTTATCCAGAAATGGTAAAATCAGGTACCAGATCAGATTTAATAGTTAATAATACCGATTTTGCACCAACTTTAATTGAATTAGCTGGTGGTAAGAAGCCTGAATACATGCAAGGAGAAAGTATGACCGAAATATTAAAAGGTCATACACCAGCAGATTGGCGAACAAGTACCTATTATCGTTATTGGATGCATATGATTCATCATGACATTCCTGCTCATTTTGGCTTGAGAAGTAAAGACCATAAACTAATTTTCTTTTATGGAAGGCATTATAACTTAGAAAAAGAAGGTATACTTTCTATGCCTTGGAAAGGTGAAGGGAATTCTAATAAAGTGGAAATTACGCCAGCTGCCTGGGAGTTTTATGATTTAAAAAATGATCCTGAAGAATTAGTAAATCAATACAACAATCCAGAATACAAAGAGATTATTGATAAGATGAAAGCTGAGTTGAAAGAAAAGAGAAAAACCTTGAATGAAGAAGATCATGACTATCCCCATTTAAAGGAGATTATAGACAAGCACTGGAATGATTGA